One Streptomyces sp. V4I8 genomic window carries:
- a CDS encoding Uma2 family endonuclease encodes MTVLEDRIAMAQSDDTYWLDEMFERLEKMPVPEGYKVEIVEGTIYMSPQRDIHWETIRAIIWALEDRFGRRAKVFSDVRIDFPGRKNGLAPDVAKLRDGAQKNAEGRWRHEDVEFIAEVISTDTAKNDYGPKKTAYALAEVPVYLIADPYTGKCRLFTQPKDGDYVSDTSVTYGGDVDMATTPLGLTLKTEEFPRD; translated from the coding sequence ATGACCGTCCTTGAAGACAGGATCGCGATGGCCCAGAGCGACGACACATACTGGCTCGACGAGATGTTCGAGCGGCTCGAGAAGATGCCCGTCCCCGAGGGATACAAGGTCGAGATCGTCGAGGGGACCATCTACATGTCGCCGCAGCGGGACATCCACTGGGAGACCATTCGGGCGATTATCTGGGCTCTTGAGGACCGCTTTGGCAGGCGCGCGAAGGTGTTCTCGGATGTCCGCATCGACTTCCCCGGTCGCAAGAACGGCCTCGCCCCGGACGTGGCGAAGCTGCGCGACGGTGCCCAGAAGAACGCCGAAGGCCGCTGGCGCCACGAGGACGTCGAGTTCATCGCCGAGGTCATCTCCACGGACACGGCCAAGAACGACTACGGCCCCAAGAAGACCGCGTACGCCCTCGCCGAAGTCCCCGTCTATCTCATCGCTGACCCGTACACGGGCAAGTGCCGCCTCTTCACCCAGCCCAAGGACGGCGACTACGTGAGCGACACGTCCGTCACATACGGCGGAGACGTCGACATGGCCACCACCCCCCTCGGCCTCACCCTGAAAACCGAGGAGTTCCCCCGCGACTGA
- a CDS encoding 1,4-alpha-glucan branching protein: MAIIHNTTLKPTKLELLTSWLPTRPWYVGTGAPALTRTGGFRLDDPAGEVGIEFMVATDASGPDPVHYLVPLTYRGAPLDDAEHALVGTMEHGVLGSRWAYDGAHDPVLVAQLLALFEGRVQAQAQSLTDTPDHEVTHSYTGDGLPSWDGLVKATDDQDGTELPAPGGTTLRMHRVLRPTAPDTAPPGATGHVIGAWQSPDDTRARAVFATLHPAAPQL; the protein is encoded by the coding sequence ATGGCGATCATCCACAACACCACCCTCAAACCGACCAAGTTGGAACTGCTCACCTCCTGGCTCCCCACCCGCCCCTGGTACGTCGGCACCGGCGCCCCGGCATTGACCAGGACCGGCGGCTTCCGGCTCGACGACCCGGCGGGCGAGGTCGGCATCGAGTTCATGGTGGCCACGGACGCCTCCGGCCCCGACCCGGTCCACTACCTCGTGCCGCTCACCTACCGAGGCGCCCCCCTCGACGACGCGGAGCACGCCCTCGTCGGCACCATGGAGCACGGCGTACTGGGATCCCGTTGGGCCTACGACGGCGCCCACGACCCGGTGCTGGTCGCCCAGTTGCTGGCCCTGTTCGAGGGCCGCGTCCAGGCCCAGGCCCAGAGCCTCACCGACACCCCCGACCATGAGGTCACCCACTCCTACACCGGCGACGGCCTCCCCTCCTGGGACGGGCTCGTCAAAGCCACCGACGACCAGGACGGCACGGAACTGCCCGCCCCCGGCGGCACCACGCTCCGTATGCACCGCGTCCTGCGGCCCACCGCCCCGGACACCGCTCCCCCTGGCGCCACCGGTCACGTCATCGGCGCCTGGCAGTCCCCGGACGACACCCGCGCCCGCGCCGTGTTCGCGACGCTGCACCCGGCCGCACCCCAGCTCTGA
- a CDS encoding aminoglycoside adenylyltransferase family protein, with translation MPAPDARHLLLPLLHRTLPDTVLGIYLHGSATLGGLRLHSDLDLLVVVSRPTTRPQRRALVEELMKVSGPPGQRSRRPVELIVVVQDDVRPWRYPPTCDFLYGEWLREEYERGVTPAPEPSPDLAPLLTMVLLADAPLYGPPPADLLAPVPHADLRRAIVAGVPGLTGDLDTDTRNVLLTLARIWTTLATGAIRSKDAAADWALPRLPAEHRPVLAHARAVYLGDEAERWDGTLLSGVRPCAEFLVRAIEDEAQAA, from the coding sequence ATGCCAGCCCCCGACGCCCGGCACCTCCTCCTCCCTCTCCTCCACCGCACCCTCCCCGACACCGTCCTCGGCATCTACCTCCACGGCTCCGCCACCCTCGGCGGCCTCCGCCTCCACAGCGACCTCGACCTCCTGGTCGTCGTCAGCCGCCCCACGACCCGCCCCCAACGCCGGGCGCTGGTCGAGGAGTTGATGAAGGTGTCCGGACCGCCCGGTCAGCGGAGCCGCCGCCCCGTCGAGCTCATCGTCGTCGTACAGGACGACGTACGGCCCTGGCGCTACCCGCCCACCTGCGACTTCCTGTACGGCGAATGGCTGCGGGAGGAGTACGAGCGCGGAGTCACCCCCGCGCCCGAGCCCAGCCCCGACCTCGCCCCGCTCCTCACCATGGTGCTGCTCGCGGACGCCCCGCTGTACGGGCCGCCGCCCGCCGACCTCCTCGCCCCCGTCCCGCACGCGGACCTGCGGCGCGCGATCGTCGCCGGAGTTCCGGGGCTGACGGGCGACTTGGACACCGACACCCGCAACGTCCTGCTCACCCTGGCCCGGATCTGGACCACCCTCGCCACGGGGGCCATCCGTTCCAAGGACGCCGCCGCCGACTGGGCCCTCCCGAGGCTCCCCGCCGAACACCGGCCCGTCCTGGCGCACGCCCGCGCGGTCTATCTCGGCGACGAGGCCGAGCGCTGGGACGGCACGTTGCTCTCCGGGGTCCGCCCGTGCGCCGAGTTCCTCGTGCGGGCGATCGAGGACGAGGCTCAGGCGGCGTAG
- a CDS encoding nuclear transport factor 2 family protein codes for MTPTTPARRALVAVFAVAALAVPLAAAPAIAATPGAAAPHVGYGEYGDQARLAYQKYVAVRVLKGVFERGDTGVVDRHVRPDYIQHNPLAPDGAETLKNLGKAIHQQFPDAEYDVKRVISEGDLVLVHSNVVMTPGTRGQAVFDIFRFQGGKIAEHWDVGQNVPEGSANGNDMFSTVSWPRTEQPGAPWLTAYNKRLVTKAFDQLIVRKDLSALDRYWGAEYHQHNPSIADGVAGVRAGLGGYFEAFPQLTVTPKRVIAEGDLVAVHSHYVNAPGERGQAVVDLFRVRGGKIVEHWDVLQDVPGSSANDNGMF; via the coding sequence GTGACCCCCACCACTCCTGCCCGCCGGGCCCTCGTCGCCGTGTTCGCCGTGGCCGCCCTCGCCGTTCCTCTCGCCGCCGCGCCCGCGATCGCGGCCACGCCGGGCGCCGCCGCACCGCACGTCGGGTACGGCGAGTACGGCGATCAGGCGCGCCTCGCCTATCAGAAGTACGTCGCTGTCCGGGTCCTGAAGGGCGTGTTCGAGCGGGGTGACACCGGAGTCGTCGACCGTCATGTCCGGCCGGACTACATCCAGCACAACCCGCTGGCGCCCGATGGCGCAGAGACGCTGAAGAACCTCGGCAAGGCCATCCACCAGCAGTTCCCGGACGCCGAGTACGACGTCAAGCGGGTCATCTCCGAGGGCGACCTGGTGCTGGTGCACTCGAACGTGGTGATGACACCGGGCACGCGCGGACAGGCCGTCTTCGACATCTTCCGCTTCCAGGGCGGGAAGATCGCCGAGCACTGGGACGTGGGCCAGAACGTGCCGGAGGGCTCCGCCAACGGGAACGACATGTTCTCGACGGTGAGTTGGCCGCGGACGGAGCAGCCGGGGGCGCCGTGGCTGACCGCGTACAACAAGCGGCTCGTTACGAAGGCCTTCGACCAGCTGATCGTGCGGAAGGATCTGTCCGCGCTTGACCGGTACTGGGGGGCTGAGTACCACCAGCACAATCCGAGCATCGCGGACGGGGTGGCGGGCGTGAGGGCGGGGCTCGGGGGGTACTTCGAGGCGTTTCCGCAGCTGACGGTGACGCCTAAGCGGGTGATCGCCGAGGGTGACCTGGTCGCGGTGCACAGTCACTACGTGAACGCGCCGGGGGAGCGGGGGCAGGCGGTGGTGGATCTGTTCCGGGTGCGGGGCGGGAAGATCGTGGAGCACTGGGATGTGCTCCAGGATGTGCCGGGCTCGTCCGCGAATGACAACGGGATGTTCTAG
- a CDS encoding aldo/keto reductase, whose amino-acid sequence MKYTQLGRTGLKVSRLVLGTMNFGPQTDEADSHAIMDAALDAGINFFDTANVYGWGENKGRTESIIGNWFAKGGERRDKVVLATKVYGNMGADGPAWPNHDKLSAVNIRRAVDASLKRLQTDHIDVYQFHHIDRDTPFEEIWQAIDVLVQQGKILYAGSSNFPGYKIAQANEIAARRGGTIGLVSEQCLYNLAERRAEMEVIPAAQEYGLGVIPWSPLHGGLLGGVLKKQAEGGRRTSGRAADSLNDPAVRTQVQAYEDLLDKHGLEPGEAALAWLLTRPGVTGPIVGPRTAEQLESALRAAELELGEELLAGLDEIFPGPGPSPEAFAW is encoded by the coding sequence ATGAAGTACACGCAGCTCGGACGCACGGGACTCAAGGTCAGCCGGCTCGTCCTCGGCACCATGAACTTCGGTCCGCAGACCGACGAGGCCGACAGCCACGCGATCATGGACGCGGCGCTGGACGCAGGCATCAACTTCTTCGACACGGCCAACGTCTACGGCTGGGGCGAGAACAAGGGCCGTACCGAAAGCATCATCGGCAACTGGTTCGCCAAGGGCGGTGAGCGGCGCGACAAGGTCGTCCTCGCCACCAAGGTCTACGGCAATATGGGCGCCGACGGCCCGGCGTGGCCCAACCACGACAAGCTGTCGGCGGTGAACATCCGGCGCGCCGTCGACGCGTCGCTCAAGCGGCTGCAGACCGACCACATCGACGTCTACCAGTTCCACCACATCGACCGGGACACTCCGTTCGAGGAGATCTGGCAGGCCATCGACGTGCTGGTCCAGCAGGGGAAGATCCTGTACGCCGGGTCCTCCAACTTCCCGGGCTACAAGATCGCCCAGGCCAACGAGATCGCCGCCCGCCGCGGCGGCACCATCGGCCTCGTCAGCGAGCAGTGCCTCTACAACCTCGCCGAGCGCCGCGCCGAGATGGAGGTGATCCCGGCCGCGCAGGAGTACGGGCTCGGCGTCATCCCGTGGTCGCCGCTGCACGGCGGGCTGCTGGGCGGGGTCCTCAAGAAGCAGGCCGAGGGCGGCCGCCGCACCTCCGGACGGGCCGCCGACTCCCTCAACGACCCGGCCGTCCGTACGCAGGTCCAGGCGTACGAGGACCTGCTCGACAAGCACGGCCTGGAGCCCGGCGAGGCCGCCCTGGCCTGGCTGCTCACCCGCCCCGGCGTGACCGGCCCGATCGTCGGCCCGCGCACGGCGGAGCAGCTCGAATCCGCCCTGCGGGCCGCCGAGCTGGAGCTCGGCGAGGAGCTGCTGGCGGGGCTGGACGAGATCTTCCCGGG